CACAGCAGACGTCAGATAGAAAATCAGAAATTCTGTCGACCCGTAAATCGCTTCCAGCCGGCGTCCGAAGACCCACAGCAGCAGCATGTTAAACGCAAGGTGAAGCAGGTCGTTGCGGTCATGGCAGAAGGCGTAGGAAAGCAACCGCCAAATTTGTCCCGTGAAGACGCGCGACGTATGCATTTCGAACCACTGCTGAACGATCGGCACTGCGGGAGGAAGTCCCAATGTTCGATAGTCAAGCGGTGTGTTCTGAGTGATGCGGTTGTCGCGTCGAAGGTCGTTGCCAACAGCCAGCTCGTCCGCCGCATCAATCTGTTGTTCAGCGATCAGTGAGTCTCGCCGTTCAATCAATTCGTCCTGCGTCCATTGGCGCGTACCCAGCACCTGAGCGACAAAGACGACCAGTGTGACGATGATCAGCTTTCGACACGTCGGCGAATCGCTGCCGTACGATGGCCCGGACGAATAGCGGAAGCTTTCGTCTCGTAAGTAGTCGCGATTTTCCAGTCCCATTCCTGTACGTGTCCGTCTAGAGCAATTTACGTTTTGTTGTGGACGGTTCTGGCTCCTGGCAACCGGCCCACGTAGAACAAAAAACGATTTCCACGGCCACAAGTCAGCGTGAAACGCTGCAACGCCCGATTGATGGTATTCCGTGTCTCCACATCTTATCCACCCCCGGTCACGCAATCAAAGGCCGGGCCGGTATGCAGCGGGGGTCGGTATGCACCGACGGGCGATTGGCGTGGCGGGCGGGTGACGGTGCGGAGGCCAAAGCGCCGGCGGTGCTCCTGTGGGTCGCTTCAGGAATTGTCGTCCTGCTTCCTCCTCGCGCCTCGGTCGCGGTCTTCGGCGATTCCTACGCTCGGATCGCCGCCCCACTGAGCCTCCCTTCGCCATTCGACATTATGCTTCGGCCTTCCGGTCCGGACCTCGACTTCCCTCCCTTTCTCGGAACTGTCCCGCATTCTAAACTCACCGCTTTCCACCTTCGCTTAACTGAGAACCGCCATGACGCTTGACGAATTGCAGCAATTGATCGACCAGATGTACTCACGCAAAGACGAAGCTCGCGGCGTGGAAGGCACGTTTATGTGGCTGATGGAAGAAGTGGGCGAGCTGGCGGCGGCCTTGCGAGAATCATCGAAAGAAGAACAAGCGAAGGAATTCGCCGACGTTCTGGCCTGGCTGGCGACAATCGCCAACGTGGCCGGCATCAATCTGACGGAGGCCATGCAGTTGAAGTATGGCAGCGGCTGCCCCGGCTGCGGACGCATGGTGTGCGAGTGCTCTGACGCCGAAAA
This DNA window, taken from Fuerstiella marisgermanici, encodes the following:
- a CDS encoding MazG nucleotide pyrophosphohydrolase domain-containing protein, translated to MTLDELQQLIDQMYSRKDEARGVEGTFMWLMEEVGELAAALRESSKEEQAKEFADVLAWLATIANVAGINLTEAMQLKYGSGCPGCGRMVCECSDAEKP